The Ciona intestinalis unplaced genomic scaffold, KH HT000034.2, whole genome shotgun sequence genome has a segment encoding these proteins:
- the LOC100185249 gene encoding ADP-ribosylation factor-like protein 6-interacting protein 4: protein MGSKKEKKDVREVVHKVKKAKHEKKSEDSNKRSYFSSTSKKRKKRYSSSSCSTDSERKVKKKKRKRTTSEDTSSSEDRTQKTLKRKKAKHKKKTKKKKMKKEKTIKTTDENSPKNIKSLKKNKEETDPDPRALAMRPMTQEEWEKRQSVMRHVYDAETGRTRLVKGDGEIMEEIVSRERHLAINKQATIGDGNSFQAKLGLNKR from the exons ATGGGCTctaagaaagaaaaaaaagatgtGAGAGAAGTTGTTCATAAAGTGAAAAAGGCAAAACATGAAAAGAAATCTGAAGACTCAAATAAGAGATCATACTTTTCCAGtacaagtaaaaaaagaaagaaaagatACTCTTCTTCTAGTTGTTCAACTGATTCAGAGCGAAAagtaaagaagaaaaagagaaagagGACAACTTCAGAAGATACATCATCCTCAGAAGACAGGACacagaaaactttaaaaagaaaaaaggccaaacataaaaagaaaactaaaaaaaagaagatgaagaaagaaaaaactattaaaacaacagaTGAAAACAGtcccaaaaacataaaatcccttaagaaaaacaaagagGAAACAG ATCCTGATCCAAGAGCCCTGGCAATGCGTCCAATGACGCAGGAGGAATGGGAGAAACGACAGAGCGTAATGCGTCACGTATATGACGCAGAAACCGGACGCACGCGGCTCGTCAAAGGAGATGGTGAAATTATGGAAGAAATAGTCTCTCGAGAGCGCCACCTGGCGATTAACAAACAAGCGACTATTGGTGACGGAAATTCATTCCAAGCGAAGCTTGGGCTTAATAAGCGATGA
- the LOC100182888 gene encoding uncharacterized protein C22orf15-like: MSTQLFITVRYGENKEELFNPHCKSLLLLECIREKCRCGDEAILDLVDEAGNVSNISDKENLTEYASQYLEGRRKYVLIKVIRSTNVDTEPHKYESLLLNLEKHYPELAERLDRLSRPAEVIPKGKNWQGSKKRSSQVSKTKSPKRNSLARIL; the protein is encoded by the exons ATGTCAACCCAACTTTTCATCACTGTGAGATATGGAG aaaataaagaagaacTTTTTAACCCACATTGCAAAAGTTTGCTTTTACTAGAATGTATACGCGAAAAGTGCAGATGCGGCGACGAAG CAATCCTGGACTTGGTCGACGAAGCTGGGAATGTATCTAATATTTCCGACAAAGAAAATTTGACAGAGTACGCGAGTCAGTATCTGGAAGGAAGGCGGAAATATGTTCTAATCAAGGTTATAA GGTCCACCAACGTAGATACTGAACCTCATAAATACGAATCCCTTTTATTGAACCTGGAGAAGCATTACCCCGAACTCGCGGAACGTTTGGACAGATTGTCAAGGCCTGCTGAAGTCATTCCTAAGGGGAAAAATTGGCAAGGATCTAAAAAACGATCGAGTCAAGTCAGCAAGACAAAGTCTCCTAAGCGGAATTCGCTAGCTCGCATTTTGTAG
- the LOC100185203 gene encoding cyclic nucleotide-binding domain-containing protein 1-like — MTFCFSSGNTGMVCPKEFVSMVVFVVFECKRKYVVRLTMQSTINYDQLKVVNSTAEDRIESRHENFMKTFTSVFVKPEPVKPGMPTKPTIAFELGHAGLNRPKSRYAAVRGKITRKTEDPPTVYDDPRVHDVRLHISKHKKGLQTETAPDDLVLAKDRNIGCLRMLMKKLPFERTRKEHKRVYRLLRELWPSELACLLEDSGDSHPVLRELATVAALDSYGEAGLTVFGNTGLHMILRGSVRPQTLPYIRAGLSTEDDAEVFPSPTPLLRRKMGKLQHGDWFGTLEKVEGREVNTKVMTSVTLEPCQFLKIAIADYKRILERIKERIQAEKTTVVQASDLYRNWPGLSLRKLAALVEWQTIPGNTVVIPEGEIAPFIFFLKKGKCDVFKQVEAIKTLPNGRRKKLFRSVRMGSLREGDSIGEDSLLEKKPLSCSIVSCEDLEVGVITLERLELLDPTTRSLLSQSSRPKFDDVTDDIIQENFVQQEMKDDWAELKRNVLLRTINYCGIRPGYGKWAK, encoded by the coding sequence ATGACTTTTTGCTTTTCgtctggaaacactggcaTGGTGTGTCCAAAAGAATTCGTTTCGATGGTTGTGTTCGTAGTTTTTGAGTGTAAGCGAAAGTACGTGGTAAGGTTAACGATGCAGTCAACTATAAACTACGATCAACTTAAAGTTGTTAATAGTACAGCGGAAGACAGGATCGAATCACGACATGAAAATTTCATGAAAACTTTCACCAGCGTTTTTGTGAAGCCCGAGCCTGTGAAGCCGGGAATGCCAACCAAACCAACGATAGCGTTTGAACTGGGCCATGCTGGTTTGAATCGACCCAAATCCAGATATGCGGCGGTAAGAGGCAAAATCACACGAAAAACGGAGGACCCACCTACTGTGTACGATGATCCAAGAGTACATGATGTTAGACTTCATATATCAAAGCATAAAAAAGGTTTGCAAACTGAAACAGCTCCGGACGATCTGGTATTGGCAAAAGATCGGAATATTGGGTGTCTGAGAATGCTGATGAAGAAGTTGCCTTTTGAGAGAACACGCAAGGAACACAAAAGGGTGTATCGTCTACTACGCGAGCTGTGGCCTTCTGAACTTGCTTGCTTGCTCGAAGATAGTGGTGACAGTCACCCAGTGCTCCGCGAACTCGCAACAGTGGCAGCTTTGGATAGTTACGGAGAAGCGGGACTGACAGTGTTCGGAAACACTGGCCTACATATGATTCTTCGTGGATCTGTAAGACCGCAAACTCTTCCATATATTCGTGCAGGGTTGTCTACTGAAGATGACGCTGAAGTATTTCCTTCCCCCACCCCTTTGCTTCGGAGAAAAATGGGGAAACTGCAACATGGCGATTGGTTCGGGACCCTTGAAAAGGTCGAAGGTCGAGAGGTCAACACAAAGGTCATGACCTCCGTCACCTTAGAACCGTGCCAATTTTTAAAGATCGCAATAGCGGATTACAAGCGCATTTTGGAACGAATAAAGGAGCGAATTCAAGCCGAAAAGACAACCGTTGTTCAAGCGAGCGACTTATATAGAAATTGGCCCGGATTATCACTTCGAAAACTGGCCGCACTGGTTGAATGGCAAACCATACCTGGAAACACTGTTGTTATACCAGAAGGAGAAATCGCTCCCTTCATATTTTTCCTCAAAAAGGGTAAATGCGACGTCTTCAAGCAAGTGGAGGCAATCAAGACTCTTCCGAACGGTAGAAGAAAAAAGCTCTTCCGGAGCGTGAGGATGGGATCGTTAAGGGAGGGAGACTCGATCGGAGAGGACAGTTTGTTGGAAAAGAAACCTTTGTCTTGTTCCATCGTGTCTTGCGAAGATTTGGAAGTTGGTGTTATTACATTGGAAAGACTTGAGTTGTTGGACCCCACCACACGTTCCTTGCTTTCTCAAAGCTCTCGGCCAaagtttgatgacgtcactgatgacatcattCAAGAGAACTTCGTTCAGCAGGAAATGAAAGACGATTGGGCAGAGTTGAAACGTAACGTGTTACTTCGAACTATTAACTACTGTGGTATTCGACCCGGTTACGGAAAATGGgcgaaataa